The Candidatus Eremiobacterota bacterium nucleotide sequence TCTGAGAAGGGATGGCTCCTTTCCTGTCGCCTTTGCCAGGATGCTGATTATCTTCTCCTTGGCGGAGACTATCTGCTTTCCTGCCGATTCCATGGCGCCGTCACTTACCCCCTGTATAAAGAGAGGCTGATAAAGGAGGATCTGAGAGTGGGGGAGCGCAAAACGCCTGGCGCCGCATGCGAGGATAATCGCTGCACCGCAGCAGGCCTTTTCCAGGCAGATTGTGGTGACTGGAGGCGCGATACGCTTTATTGCGTCGCAGATTGCCAGGGCCGCCTGGGCTGAGCCTCCGGGAGAGTTGAGATACATATCAATGCCTTTCTTCTCATCGACGGCCTCAAGCTCTTCGAGCTGATCGATTACGCGTCCGGCAT carries:
- a CDS encoding ATP-dependent Clp protease proteolytic subunit, which encodes MNNEKSGKLLAEELMGRLIKERIILIEGTIDDDYAGRVIDQLEELEAVDEKKGIDMYLNSPGGSAQAALAICDAIKRIAPPVTTICLEKACCGAAIILACGARRFALPHSQILLYQPLFIQGVSDGAMESAGKQIVSAKEKIISILAKATGKEPSLLRKEINTDRILTAREAVELGVIDRVLPGAPSL